The following nucleotide sequence is from Solidesulfovibrio carbinolicus.
AAGCCACAAGCGACGGCACGTCGAGAATCAGCGACATGGTGCCGTCGCCGTTGATCGTCGCGCCGGAGATGCCGGACACCGAGCCGATGTAGTTGCCAAGGCTCTTGATGACCGTTTGCTGCTGGCCAAGTACTTGGTCCACGGCTATGCCGGCCCGCTCGCCCTCGAAGCGCGTCACCACCACCTGCTCGATGGCCGGGGGCAGGCCTTCCATTTCAAAAGCCTCGCGCAGCCGGATATAGGGCACGATTTCGCCGCGCAGCTGGATGGTGCGGCCGCGCCCGGTCCCGTCGCCGCCGTCGCGCGAGAGTTCCACGCATTCTTCCACCAGGGACAGCGGAATGATGTACTGGTCCTGGCCGGCCTTGATCTGCAGCCCGTCGATGATGGCCAGGGTCAGCGGCAACCGGATGGTGATGCGCGTGCCCTTGCCCGGTTCGCTTTGCACGTCGATCTTGCCGCGCAGCGCGTCCATGGAGCGTTTGACCACGTCCATGCCCACGCCCCGGCCCGAGATGCTGGTGACCTTGTCCGCCGTGGAAAAGCCCGGCAGGAAAATCAGGTTGAAGCATTCGCCGTCGGTTAGGCGCGCGTCCGGGGGAATAAGCCCCTTTTCCACGGCCTTGGCCCGGATGCGTTCGGCCTGCATCCCCTTGCCGTCGTCGATGATGGTCAGCACCACTTCGCCGCCGGCGTGTTCGGCCGACAGGATGATGGTTCCGGCCTCGGGCTTGCCGGCGGCCAGCCGGTCCTCGGGGGATTCGATGCCGTGGTCGATGCTGTTGCGCAGCAGATGCACCAGCGGATCGTTGAGCTGCTCGATGACGGTCTTGTCCAACTCCGTCTCGCCGCCCTCGGTGACCAGTTCGATGGATTTGCGCATCTCCGAGGACAGGTCGCGCACCAGCCGCCGGAACCGGCTAAACGTCGTGCCGATGGGCAACATGCGGATGCCCAGCGTATTGTCGCGCAGCTCGTTGGACAGCCGTTCGATCTCCTCGGCCACGCTGGTCAGCGCCGGCTGGCCCAGGCTCCCGGCCAGCTGGGTGAGCCGGGCCTGGGCGATGACCAGTTCGCCGACGAGATTGACCAGATCGTCGAGCTTGCCGGCGTCCACCCGCAGGCTCTGCATGGCTTCTTTCTTGGCCGTCTGGGGCGTGGCCTTGGCCTCGGCGCTGGGCGCGGTTTGCGGCGCGGCAGCGGTCTCGGATTTCGGGGCCGAAGCCGCCTGGGGCGCGGCCGGGGCCGGCGGCGCGGCAGCCACGGCCGCGGCGGGCTGGGGCGATGCGGCCGGCTGCGGGGCCTGGGCCGAGGGGCGAGGCGCGGCCGGAACCGGCAAATCCATGGGGGCGTCGCCCTCGGCCGGGGTGATGGTCACGTCGCCGGGGTTGTCCAGGAACAGGAATACGTCGCGCAGGGCGTTGGCGTTGGCGTTGGCGTCAGGCCCGGTGGTCAGGCGCAGGAAGAACCGCATCCGGCAGTCGGCCGGGTCGAGGGCTTCCAGGTCCGGGACGGCGCAGACATCGCAGCGTGCCTCCGCCTGCCCAAGGCTTCGCAGCTCGTCGAGCAGGGCCAGGGGGTCGCTGCGGGAAAGATGGCCGGGGTCGGAGGGGGCGAAGACGATGTCCCAGACATGGGGGGCCTGGGGGGCTTCCGGCAGAATGCCGGCCAGGACAGCGGCCAGTTCGGCGTCGTCCTGGCCGTTGTCGGCAGCTGCCGTGGCCGGCCCGGCCGGTTCCTCGTCGGGCATGTCCGTGGTGCGAAGAAGCTCCTTGAGGCGTTCGGCCAGGTCCGGGTCGGCTTCGGCCTCGGGGTCGGCCCCTTCGGCCAGCATGGCGGCGAAGCGGTCCTTGGCGGCAAAGGCGGCGTCGAGGAGTTCCTTGCTCACCCGCCGCCAGCCGCCCCGGACATGGTCGAAAAGCGATTCCAGGTCATGGGCCAGGGCCACCACCTGGACCAGGCCGAACATGTCGCAGGCCCCTTTGAGGGTATGCACGGCCCGAAATATCCGGTCGACCAGATCGTGGTCGCGGGGATTTTTTTCCAGTTCCAGCAGCGCCCCGTCGAGTTCGGCGAGGTTTTCGGCCACTTCTTCTTGAAACAGGGCGCGGGTCTCGGCGTCGAAAGCCATCCGTTCCTCCGTTGGGCCTGCCTTGTTTCCTGCGCGCCCGGGGCGGCGAAGGCAGTCAAGCGCGTGTTATACGGCCATGCCGGCGTCATGGGCGAACATGCCGGGCGTGTAGTCGTTACTGAAACGACGCGGCGAACAGCTCGCCGGGCAGTCCGGCGTCGGCCAGATCCTTGGGGCCAAGGCCGGCCCGGCGGACGGCTTCGGCCAGGGCCGGAGGCGGGGCGTCGCCATGGGCCAGGGCCTGGCCCCGGGCGGCGAAACCGCGCACGGCGGCGATGAGGACTTGCAGCAGGGCCAGATCGCAGGCCGGGGCCTGGGGCCACACGAGCAGCGTGTCGCGCCCGGTGGCCAGGGCGGCAAGCAAGGCCTCCCGGGCGGCGGCGGCCTCCGGGAGCTGGCCCGGGGCCAGTCGCACCTCGGCGGCCTGCTGGGCGTCGGTCAGCAGCCAGGGGCCAAATTCCCGGGGCTGGGTCAGGGCGGGGGCGTCCGGGGCGGCGGCGGCCGGCGGCAGCAGGGCGTCGAGGTCCACGGGGTGGATGCGGCTGACGTCCAGGGCGAACAGGTAGCCCACGATGTCGGGTTCGACGATGCTGGCGTAGAGCACGTAAAAGGGGATGCGGTTGACCGGCGGCGCGTCGAGGTCGCCCACGGCGGAAAGTTCCATGCGGCAATCGACGATAAGCCCGCTCGACTCCATGGTGGTGATGACGTCAAGCGGCGTTTTGCCCCGGGCCTGGACATCGTGGATGAGGTCGTACTCCACGAGATAGAGGTTTTTGCCGCCGCTGACCGCCTGGCGCAGGCTCAGTTCGTCGGCCGTGAAGGCGCCCGCGCCGCCGGGCAGGGCGATGACGGCCTTGGCCGCCGCCTGGGCGCGTTGCTCGGTGGTGAAGTGCTCCTCGGCCACCCCGGACAGGGCGGCCAGCAGTTCGCCGATGTCCTCGGCGTCGCTTTGGGGGCCGCGCTCCACCAGGGCCAGCAGACGGTCGAAGCCGGTCAGGAGCTGGTTGATGATCCGGGTGTCCGGGGTCAGTTCGCGGCCGCGGATCATGTGCAGGAGGTTTTCCAGGCGGTGGGCCAGCTCCCGGATGTTGGCCAGGTTTAAAAACCCGGCCCCGCCCTTGATGGAATGGGCGGCCCGGAACACCGTGTTGACCAGCTCCTCGTCGATGTCGGCCCCGTGGCGCTCCATGTCCATGAGCGCCGTCTCGATGTTCCCGAGATGCTCCCGGGAGTCCTCAATGAACATGACCAGGATCTCGTCGTCCAGCTGGTCCATGGCGGTTCCTTGGCGATCAGGCCGGTTGGATGGAGAAATGCTTGTCCAGGCGCATGGTGCGAAGTAGCGCCGCCAGATCCGGGCTGACGTGGTCCAGGGCCAGCCGGCCGCCCTTCTTGGACAGGGAGTTGTGGACGGCGATGAGTAGGCCGATGCCCACGGAATCGATGAGCTCCACCTTGGAGAGATCCATGGCAAAGGGGCCGTCGAGGGTCGGCATCAGGTCCTTGACGGCGTTTCGCAGCCCGTCGGCGGCCGAGGCCACGATGTCGCCGGCCGGGGTGAGGATGGTGCGGCCGTCTATGGTGCGGATGTCATACATGGCAGGGCTCCGGTCGGTGTCGTCCCCGGGACGTTCCGGGGCGGATGCGGGACCCGTCAGGCCCGGCACGGCCTTGACGAGGGTCACCTGGTTGCCGGCGGCGTTATAGCGCACGTCGTCGGCGTAAAGGGTCATGATGGTCAGTCCCCGGCCGCTTTCGGCGTCGGGCGGGGGCGGAGCCTCGGCTGCGGCGCGCCAGTCAAAGCCCGGCCCCTGATCAGCGACCACGGCGGTGAGCCGGCCTTCGGCGCAGCCCAGGGTCAGGGTCACCTGGCGCAGGGGGTCGCCCCGGCTGCCGTGGAGCACGGCGTTTAAAAGGGCCTCGCGCAACAGCAGCTTGACGTCGAAAAGGCTGCCCTGGGCCTGCCGGGAGGCCAGGAAGGCCACGGCTTCGTCCACGGCCCGGTCGAGCATGGCCAGGGTGGCGGAAAAGCGCAGGCAGCGGCTGTCAGGGGAAGAATGCGCCTCGAACATGGCCGTCAGACCTCGATGCCCATGAGGACCACGTCGTCCTGGACCGGGCCGGCTTGGGGCTGCAACGCGGCGCTGATGGCTTCCACGGCTTCGGCCAGGGGCGTGGCGGCCTGGGCCTGGCAGGCGTCCAGCAGGGCGGCAAAGCCCTGCTCCCGGCCCCGGGCGGTTGGGCCAAAGCGTTCGATGAGGCCGTCGGTGTAGAGGTAGAGCCGGTCGCCGGGGGAGACCGCGCACTCGATCTGGCCGCACTGGATGGATTCAAAAACGCCCAGCACGTCGCCTTCGCAGGCCAGGGTTTCGACCGTGCCGTCCGCGCCGACCTTGATGGCGGCGGGATGGCCGGCGCTGACCAGGGTCAGGCGGGAGCGGGCGCGGTTTAAAAAGATCAGGCTGGCGGTCAGGTGCATCCCGTCGCGCAAAAACGTCGTCAGCACGCTGTTCATGTTTTTAAGCGTTTCGACGGGCGTGTAGAGCGGGTTGGCGTTTTGGCGCACCAGGGCCTTGAGCGAAGAGGTGACAAAGGACGCGCCCAGGTCGTGGCCCGAGATGTCGGCCACGAAATAGACCATGACCGTCTCGCTCCAGGGGAAGACGTCGTAGAAGTCGCCGCCGGCTTCCAGGGCCGGCAGGTAGCGCACGGCGAAGCGGGCTTCGGGGATGTCGTCCGGGCACACGAGGATGGCCTGCTGGGCGTCGCGGATCTGGGCCAGTTTGGCCGCCTGTTCGGCCAGAAGCGCGCGCAGGCCCTGGCGCAGGCGGATGTGGATCTTGACCCGGGCCAGGACTTCCTCCCGGGCAAACGGCTTGGTGATGTAGTCCACGGCCCCGAGCTTGAGCCCTCGGACCTTGTTTTCCACGTCGTCGAGGCCGGAGATGAAGATGATGGGGATGTCGGTGGTGGCCGGGTCGGCGGTGAGCTTGGCGCAGGTTTCAAAACCGGATTCGCCGGGCATCATGATGTCGAGGATGATGAGTTCGGGCTGCTCGTCGGCGGCGATGCGCCGTCCGGCCGGCCCGGACGAGGCGCGTAGCGGCGTGAACCCGGCTTCCCGCAGCATCCAGGCCAGGGTTTCGACGTTGATCGTCTCGTCGTCGACGATGAGGATGCGCGGCGGCCGGGCGTCGGCCCGTACGCCTTTGGGAGCGTTTTCCATGGTTGTCCAGGTGCGGGGGAGGGCGGACCGGTTTGCGCAAAACGCATTGCTTCCCACGCTTGCAGCCAGTATGACGTTTTCCACGCCGCTTGACAACGCGGCCGGCGTGCTTTTTGTTTGTCCCCCGCCCGATCCGGCGGGGCAGGCCGGCCCGAGCGGCCGTTTTTACACGAGGCGGACCATGCGAGAGCGTTTGGATGCGATCTGGAAAAAGGCCTTGCGACACCATCAGGGGCTTGGCATCATCGGCTTGTGGCTGCTTGGCCTCATGCCCGGGATCATCGTCTCCCTGCGCAAGGGCGACCCCTGGCACGCCACCATGGTGGCCATGGCCATCCAGCTTCTGGCCTCGTTCGGGTCCATCACCCTGTTTGGCGTGGTGGCCCAGATCATCTGCTACAAGTACATCGAGTCCGTCGAGGTCCACGACCGGATGATGGACGGGCTGTTTTTCGGCTTCCACGCCGGCATGATCATCTGGATCTGTTACGGTTTTTTCCACATCCTTTTTGGCCGCAAGATCATCGGCGACGTCAATGATCTGGTGGCCATCTTCGGCGTCAGCTGCATTGGCAGCTGCATCCTCGGCATTGCCATCGGCTTTTTGGTCGGTAAGCTGCGCGATGGCAAATCCACCATCGTCTAAGCGGTCACCAGTCTAGCATTTATGGAAAAAGTCCGGCCGGCTTCCGTTTCCGTGGAGCCGGCCTTGTCGTGCGTGCGGGGGCTGCCCCATGCCGGGAGGCGGCGAATTCTCGGAAAGCTCCGGCCCTAGGCTTCTTCGGCCAGAAACAGCGAGATGATCTCGGCCGCCTGCCCCTCGGCCACGGTCAGGGCTTGCCCCAGGGCCTCGGGCGTCAGCCCGACGGTGGTCCAGGCCGCCGGGGACAGCGGCGGCGCGTAAACCTCGCCGCTGGAGCCGATGCACAGGGAACCGACCGCCGCGTCGGCCAGATGGATCATGGCCGGCAGCGTCCGGCCCATGGGAACCTGGCCGCCGTGATGGCCGCGCACGGCCTGTTCCAGGTTTTCCGGGAAACGCCAGCGACGCAGCAACATGCCGCCCAGGGTGGCGTGGTCAAAGCCCAGCATGGCCCGCTCGGCCTGGCGCAGCAGGATGCCTTCGTCGCGGGCCATGGCCAGCACGTGGGCGGTGTGCCGGGGCAGGTTGCGGTAAAGCACCAGCCGGCCCACGTCGTGGAGCAGGCCGGCCACGAACAGCCGTTCCACCTCCACCGTTTCGCCTGTGCCGTTGGTCCCGGCCTGGGCCAGGTTGGAGGCGATGACGCCGCAGCCGATGCTGTGCTTCCAGAAATCGCGCATGTTGACCAGCCCTTCGGGCAGGTCCTTGAACAGGCCGATGACCGAGATGCCCAGGGCCAGGGTAGTGAGCTGGCGGCTGCCCACGATGGTGACGGCCCGGGACAGGGTGTCGACTTTTACCGGAAAGCCGTAAAAAGCGCTGTTGACAAGTTGCAGCAGCTTGGCCGACAGGCTGGTGTCCTTGCCGATGGCCTCGGCCGCTTCCTTGGCCGTGCTGTTGGGATCGTTTAGGGCCTCGCTGATGCGCACGAAGACGTCGGGCAGCGAGGTGAGCTTGGGATCGGCCTCGATGATGGCCATGGGTCCCGGCGGCGGGGACGTGGGGGCCGGCGGCAGGGCTTCGGGGGCCACGGGGCCGGGCAGGTCCAGGCCATGCGGTCCCCTGGCCCGCAGCAGCCGGGCCGCCCGGGGCAGGGACTGGGTAAAAAGCGCCGCCTGGCCCGGTTCTTCCAGATCGCAGTGGACGAAGCGCGGCTCCAGGGCGGCGGCTGCCGCCGTTAGGTCCAGGGACTCGGCCTGGGGCTGGCAGGGCGGCTGTGGGCCTGTGCCCTGGCCGTCGGCCAGGACGCAGGTCGTCTGGTGGCGCACCGGCCAGGCGTGGAGCAGACTGATGAGGCGCTCGGTCAGCACCGTGCCGCGCGGCACGAGCAGAACCCCGTCGTCGCGCGCCACGTCCTCTTCCAGGACCATGCCCGGTTCAAGGGCGGCCAGGGAGATGCGGCGGGCGGGAGACGGGCCGGAGTCGGGCGGAGAAGTTTGTAAGGCCATAGGGATAAAAATAGTCCTGGGCGAGGCATGTCAAGCCATGTGTCGGCCTCGTAGCGACATTGAACGTAAGCAAAAGCCGTGCCTGGGCATCGCCTGGCCGGCGCGCCCCGGAGGGACGTCGTGGGGAAAAAACCGCTGGCCGTGGTGGTGAGCCTGGATGTGGAGGAAGAGGGCCTGTTTTCCGGGAGCTATCCCCGGGAAGGGGCCGGACTGTCCAACATCCCGCAGCTTCGCCGCCTGGAATTTTTGCCGGCCGAGTTCGGGCTGCCGCTGACGCTTCTGTGCGACTACCCGGTGCTGCGTCACGGCCCGAGCCTTGAGGTGCTGGCCGGGGTCCTGTCCCGGGTCGGCGGGGAGCTCGGCGCCCACCTGCACCCCTGGAACACGCCGCCTTTCCCGGACATGCCCTGGCCGGAACCTGTGAGCACTTCGGTCATGCCTGTGGCGGTCTTTAGGGACAAACTCCACAATCTTCAGGCCGCCGTGGCCGATTTTGCCGGCCGCCCGGCCCGATCTTTCCGCATGGGGCGCTGGAACCTCTTTCGTCGGGCCATGGCCGTGCTGCCCGAGGTCGGCTTCACGGTGGACTCCAGCGTGGCCCCCTTGCGCCACGTGCCGGGCGGGCCGGACCATTTCCTGGCTCCGGCCGATCCCTACTGGCTGTCCCTTCAGGGGCCGCAAGGGCCGCGTCTGCTCGAAGCGCCCACCACCCAGCTGCCGCTGGTTCCGGGCACGCCGCGACTGGCCAAGATGCTGGCCGAGGCCTGCCCGTCCCGGCGCGACGCCGTGCTTGGCGGTTTCATGAAAACCCTGACGCTCGGGGTCAACCCGGTATGGATGCCCGAGGCCACCATGCGGCTGGCCGCCCTGGCCCACGCCTGGCGGGGCGGGCGGGCGCTGACGCTTTTCTGGCATTCCTCGGAGCTGTTGCCGGGGGCGAGTCCGCATTTCCCGGACAAAGGGGCGGTGGACGGGTTTATCGCCAAGGTCCGCCGCTTTGCCGGCTGGCTGCGGCGGACCTTTGACGTGCGGGGGACAACCCTGGAAGGGCTGGCCGGGCCGGAATTTAGCTGGCCGGCGTGTCGCCCGGCGTCTCGTCCGAATAGTACTGCGGATTGGCGTTAGACAACCCACGGCCGTTCTTGTCGAAGATCGAATACTGCTTGTAGCCGAGCTTTTGCAGCCGGAACTGCATGGACGTCTGCAGGACGCCGATGCCGTAGGTGCAGCTGCGGCGGAAATTGATGGACGAGGCTTCGTCGAAGTACTTGGTGGGGCAGGACACTTCGCCGATGCGGAAGCCGAAGTACACGGACTGGGCCAGCATCTGGTTGTCGAAGACGAAGTCGTCGGAATTTTCCCACAGCGGCAGGGCTTCCAGCACCTCGCGGGTGAAGGCCCGGTAGCCGGTGTGGTACTCCGACAGCTTGGCCGACATGAGCAGGTTCTGGGACAGGGTCAGGAAGCGGTTGGCCACGTACTTGTAGACCGGCATGCCGCCGCGCAGGGCCGTGCCGCCGAGAATGCGCGAGGCGATGGCCACGTCGTATTCGCCGCAGGTGCACAGGTTGGCCATGGCCGGGATGATTTTGGGCGTATACTGGTAGTCGGGGTGCACCATGATGACCACGTCCGCGCCGGTCTTTAAGGCCTCGGCGTAGCAGGTCTTCTGGTTGCGGCCGTAGCCCCAGTTGCGCTCATGGCGGAAGCAGCGCAGTCCCAGGCGCTGGGCCTGCTTGATGGTGTCGTCCCGGCTGCAGTCGTCGACGAGGATGACCTCGTCCACGATGTCCTTGGGGACTTCGGCATAGGTGCGTTCCAGGGTGGAGGCCGCGTTGTAGGCGGGCATGACCACCACCACTTTTTTTCCGTTCATCATGGG
It contains:
- a CDS encoding chemotaxis protein CheA, with product MAFDAETRALFQEEVAENLAELDGALLELEKNPRDHDLVDRIFRAVHTLKGACDMFGLVQVVALAHDLESLFDHVRGGWRRVSKELLDAAFAAKDRFAAMLAEGADPEAEADPDLAERLKELLRTTDMPDEEPAGPATAAADNGQDDAELAAVLAGILPEAPQAPHVWDIVFAPSDPGHLSRSDPLALLDELRSLGQAEARCDVCAVPDLEALDPADCRMRFFLRLTTGPDANANANALRDVFLFLDNPGDVTITPAEGDAPMDLPVPAAPRPSAQAPQPAASPQPAAAVAAAPPAPAAPQAASAPKSETAAAPQTAPSAEAKATPQTAKKEAMQSLRVDAGKLDDLVNLVGELVIAQARLTQLAGSLGQPALTSVAEEIERLSNELRDNTLGIRMLPIGTTFSRFRRLVRDLSSEMRKSIELVTEGGETELDKTVIEQLNDPLVHLLRNSIDHGIESPEDRLAAGKPEAGTIILSAEHAGGEVVLTIIDDGKGMQAERIRAKAVEKGLIPPDARLTDGECFNLIFLPGFSTADKVTSISGRGVGMDVVKRSMDALRGKIDVQSEPGKGTRITIRLPLTLAIIDGLQIKAGQDQYIIPLSLVEECVELSRDGGDGTGRGRTIQLRGEIVPYIRLREAFEMEGLPPAIEQVVVTRFEGERAGIAVDQVLGQQQTVIKSLGNYIGSVSGISGATINGDGTMSLILDVPSLVASVKRAPA
- a CDS encoding Hpt domain-containing protein, whose amino-acid sequence is MDQLDDEILVMFIEDSREHLGNIETALMDMERHGADIDEELVNTVFRAAHSIKGGAGFLNLANIRELAHRLENLLHMIRGRELTPDTRIINQLLTGFDRLLALVERGPQSDAEDIGELLAALSGVAEEHFTTEQRAQAAAKAVIALPGGAGAFTADELSLRQAVSGGKNLYLVEYDLIHDVQARGKTPLDVITTMESSGLIVDCRMELSAVGDLDAPPVNRIPFYVLYASIVEPDIVGYLFALDVSRIHPVDLDALLPPAAAAPDAPALTQPREFGPWLLTDAQQAAEVRLAPGQLPEAAAAREALLAALATGRDTLLVWPQAPACDLALLQVLIAAVRGFAARGQALAHGDAPPPALAEAVRRAGLGPKDLADAGLPGELFAASFQ
- a CDS encoding ATP-binding protein, producing MFEAHSSPDSRCLRFSATLAMLDRAVDEAVAFLASRQAQGSLFDVKLLLREALLNAVLHGSRGDPLRQVTLTLGCAEGRLTAVVADQGPGFDWRAAAEAPPPPDAESGRGLTIMTLYADDVRYNAAGNQVTLVKAVPGLTGPASAPERPGDDTDRSPAMYDIRTIDGRTILTPAGDIVASAADGLRNAVKDLMPTLDGPFAMDLSKVELIDSVGIGLLIAVHNSLSKKGGRLALDHVSPDLAALLRTMRLDKHFSIQPA
- a CDS encoding PP2C family protein-serine/threonine phosphatase, which produces MENAPKGVRADARPPRILIVDDETINVETLAWMLREAGFTPLRASSGPAGRRIAADEQPELIILDIMMPGESGFETCAKLTADPATTDIPIIFISGLDDVENKVRGLKLGAVDYITKPFAREEVLARVKIHIRLRQGLRALLAEQAAKLAQIRDAQQAILVCPDDIPEARFAVRYLPALEAGGDFYDVFPWSETVMVYFVADISGHDLGASFVTSSLKALVRQNANPLYTPVETLKNMNSVLTTFLRDGMHLTASLIFLNRARSRLTLVSAGHPAAIKVGADGTVETLACEGDVLGVFESIQCGQIECAVSPGDRLYLYTDGLIERFGPTARGREQGFAALLDACQAQAATPLAEAVEAISAALQPQAGPVQDDVVLMGIEV
- a CDS encoding HDOD domain-containing protein, which produces MALQTSPPDSGPSPARRISLAALEPGMVLEEDVARDDGVLLVPRGTVLTERLISLLHAWPVRHQTTCVLADGQGTGPQPPCQPQAESLDLTAAAAALEPRFVHCDLEEPGQAALFTQSLPRAARLLRARGPHGLDLPGPVAPEALPPAPTSPPPGPMAIIEADPKLTSLPDVFVRISEALNDPNSTAKEAAEAIGKDTSLSAKLLQLVNSAFYGFPVKVDTLSRAVTIVGSRQLTTLALGISVIGLFKDLPEGLVNMRDFWKHSIGCGVIASNLAQAGTNGTGETVEVERLFVAGLLHDVGRLVLYRNLPRHTAHVLAMARDEGILLRQAERAMLGFDHATLGGMLLRRWRFPENLEQAVRGHHGGQVPMGRTLPAMIHLADAAVGSLCIGSSGEVYAPPLSPAAWTTVGLTPEALGQALTVAEGQAAEIISLFLAEEA
- a CDS encoding polysaccharide deacetylase family protein — its product is MGKKPLAVVVSLDVEEEGLFSGSYPREGAGLSNIPQLRRLEFLPAEFGLPLTLLCDYPVLRHGPSLEVLAGVLSRVGGELGAHLHPWNTPPFPDMPWPEPVSTSVMPVAVFRDKLHNLQAAVADFAGRPARSFRMGRWNLFRRAMAVLPEVGFTVDSSVAPLRHVPGGPDHFLAPADPYWLSLQGPQGPRLLEAPTTQLPLVPGTPRLAKMLAEACPSRRDAVLGGFMKTLTLGVNPVWMPEATMRLAALAHAWRGGRALTLFWHSSELLPGASPHFPDKGAVDGFIAKVRRFAGWLRRTFDVRGTTLEGLAGPEFSWPACRPASRPNSTADWR
- a CDS encoding glycosyltransferase family 2 protein, which encodes MMNGKKVVVVMPAYNAASTLERTYAEVPKDIVDEVILVDDCSRDDTIKQAQRLGLRCFRHERNWGYGRNQKTCYAEALKTGADVVIMVHPDYQYTPKIIPAMANLCTCGEYDVAIASRILGGTALRGGMPVYKYVANRFLTLSQNLLMSAKLSEYHTGYRAFTREVLEALPLWENSDDFVFDNQMLAQSVYFGFRIGEVSCPTKYFDEASSINFRRSCTYGIGVLQTSMQFRLQKLGYKQYSIFDKNGRGLSNANPQYYSDETPGDTPAS